The following proteins come from a genomic window of Lolium rigidum isolate FL_2022 chromosome 5, APGP_CSIRO_Lrig_0.1, whole genome shotgun sequence:
- the LOC124651642 gene encoding protein rough sheath 2-like, producing MKERQRWRPEEDAVLRSYVRQYGPREWNLVAQRMNVALDRDAKSCLERWKNYLRPGIKKGSLTDDEQRLVIRLQAKHGNKWKKIAAEVPGRTAKRLGKWWEVFKEKQQREIRDSRRPNPEPSPDERGRYEWLLENFAEKLVKERQQLVGVGGDHHLMAAPMLPPWMSSANGGAAVAPAPPTPSPSVTLSLASAVAAPPAPAPWMPQQQQMMEDGGAAFGYGRPPPPSTAMMAEAPPPPLAELAECCRELDEGHRAWAAHRKEAAWRLKRVELQLESERACRRREAAEEFEAKMRALWEEQAAAAERLEAEYRDKVAGLRRDAELKEQKMAEQWAAKHARLTKFLEQVGSSCRRWSPGDMNGR from the coding sequence atgaAGGAGCGTCAGCGGTGGCGGCCTGAGGAAGACGCCGTCCTCCGCTCGTACGTCCGGCAGTATGGCCCCCGGGAGTGGAACCTGGTGGCGCAGCGGATGAACGTGGCCCTGGACCGCGACGCCAAGTCCTGCCTGGAGCGCTGGAAGAACTACCTCCGCCCCGGGATCAAGAAGGGCTCCCTCACCGACGACGAGCAGCGCCTCGTCATCCGCCTCCAGGCCAAGCACGGCAACAAGTGGAAGAAGATCGCCGCCGAGGTGCCCGGCCGCACCGCCAAGCGGCTCGGCAAGTGGTGGGAGGTGTTCAAGGagaagcagcagcgggagatcagGGACAGCCGCCGCCCCAACCCGGAGCCCAGCCCCGACGAGAGGGGACGGTACGAGTGGCTGCTCGAGAACTTCGCCGAGAAGCTCGTCAAGGAGAGGCAGCAGCTGGTTGGTGTTGGCGGTGACCACCACCTCATGGCCGCGCCCATGCTGCCGCCATGGATGTCGTCCGCCAACGGCGGCGCGGCCGTCGCTCCGGCCCCGCCGACGCCCTCGCCGTCCGTGACGCTCAGCCTCGCGTCAGCTGTCGCCGCGCCACCGGCACCCGCGCCGTGGAtgccgcagcagcagcagatgatggAGGACGGCGGCGCCGCGTTCGGGTACGGTAGGCCGCCACCGCCTTCCACCGCCATGATGGCGGaagctcctccgcctcctctagcggagCTGGCCGAGTGCTGCCGGGAGCTGGACGAGGGGCACCGCGCGTGGGCGGCGCACCGGAAGGAGGCGGCGTGGCGGCTCAAGCGCGTGGAGCTGCAGCTGGAGTCGGAGCGCGCGTGCCGGCGgcgcgaggccgcggaggagttcGAGGCCAAGATGCGCGCGCTGTGGGAGGAgcaggcggccgccgcggagcgCCTGGAGGCCGAGTACCGGGACAAGGTGGCCGGGCTCCGGCGCGACGCCGAGCTCAAGGAGCAGAAGATGGCCGAGCAGTGGGCGGCCAAGCACGCTCGCCTCACCAAGTTCCTCGAGCAGGTCGgctcctcctgccgccgctggtCTCCCGGTGACATGAACGGCCGGTGA
- the LOC124651626 gene encoding protein rough sheath 2-like has translation MKERQRWRPEEDAVLRSYVRQYGPREWNLVAQRMNVALDRDAKSCLERWKNYLRPGIKKGSLTDDEQRLVIRLQAKHGNKWKKIAAEVPGRTAKRLGKWWEVFKEKQQREIRDSRRPNPEPSPDERGRYEWLLENFAEKLVKERQQLVGVGGDHHLMAAPMLPPWMSSANGGAAVAPAPPTPSPSVTLSLASAVAAPPAPAAPWMQQQQQMMEDGGAAFGYGRPPPPSTAMMAEAPPPPLAELAECCRELDEGHRAWAAHRKEAAWRLKRVELQLESERACRRREAAEEFEAKMRALWEEQAAAAERLEAEYRDKVAGLRRDAELKEQKMAEQWAAKHARLTKFLEQVGSSCRRWSPGDMNGR, from the coding sequence atgaAGGAGCGTCAGCGGTGGCGGCCTGAGGAAGACGCCGTCCTCCGCTCGTACGTCCGGCAGTATGGCCCCCGGGAGTGGAACCTGGTGGCGCAGCGGATGAACGTGGCCCTGGACCGCGACGCCAAGTCCTGCCTGGAGCGCTGGAAGAACTACCTCCGCCCCGGGATCAAGAAGGGCTCCCTCACCGACGACGAGCAGCGCCTCGTCATCCGCCTCCAGGCCAAGCACGGCAACAAGTGGAAGAAGATCGCCGCCGAGGTGCCGGGGCGCACCGCCAAGCGGCTCGGCAAGTGGTGGGAGGTGTTCAAGGagaagcagcagcgggagatcagGGACAGCCGCCGCCCCAACCCGGAGCCCAGCCCCGACGAGAGGGGACGGTACGAGTGGCTGCTCGAGAACTTCGCTGAGAAGCTCGTCAAGGAGAGGCAACAACTAGTGGGAGTGGGCGGTGACCACCACCTCATGGCCGCGCCCATGCTGCCGCCATGGATGTCGTCCGCCAACGGCGGCGCGGCAGTCGCTCCGGCCCCGCCGACGCCCTCGCCGTCCGTCACGCTCAGCCTCGCGTCCGCGGTCGCCGCGCCTCCGGCTCCCGCCGCGCCGtggatgcagcagcagcagcagatgatggaggacggcggcgcggcgttCGGGTACGgtaggccgccgccgccttccacggCCATGATGGCGGAAGCTCCTCCCCCTCCTCTGGCGGAGCTGGCCGAGTGCTGCCGGGAGCTGGACGAGGGGCACCGCGCGTGGGCGGCGCACCGGAAGGAGGCGGCGTGGCGGCTCAAGCGCGTGGAGCTGCAGCTGGAGTCGGAGCGCGCGTGCCGGCGCCGGGAGGCCGCGGAGGAGTTCGAGGCCAAGATGCGAGCACTGTGGGAGGAgcaggcggccgccgcggagcgCCTGGAGGCCGAGTACCGGGACAAGGTGGCCGGGCTCCGGCGCGACGCCGAGCTCAAGGAGCAGAAGATGGCCGAGCAGTGGGCGGCCAAGCACGCTCGCCTCACCAAGTTCCTCGAGCAGGTCGgctcctcctgccgccgctggtCTCCCGGTGACATGAACGGCCGGTGA
- the LOC124652929 gene encoding cleavage stimulation factor subunit 77-like, with translation MDIYNVEAAEILANEALQLPIAEAAPIYEKLLATFPTAVKYWKQYVEAYIAANDEETAKQIFSRCLLTCPHINLWRCYINFIKRVNSKRGSEGLEETKKAFDFMLNYVGNDVASGPVWMEYIAFLKSMPVVTPQDESRRMTTIRKVYQKAILVPTSHVEQLWKDYDNFENSVSRTLAKGLLSEYQPKFNSARAVYRERKKYIDDIDWSMLAIPSTGSYKEEQQCMAWKRLLTFEKGNPQRIDAAAANRRITFTYEQCLMYLYHHPDVWYDYATWHAKNGSTDSAIKIFQRAVKALPGSEVLKYAFAELEESIGAIQPAKTIYESLVAENASMTSLAHIQFIRFLRRTEGIEAARKYFLEARKLPSCTYHVYVAYATMSFCLDKDAKVAQNVFEAGLKKFMQEPGYVLEYADFLCRLNDDRNVRALFERALSLLPPEESVEVWKRFAQFEQIYGDLSSMLKVEQRRKEALSKTSEDALSSLENTLYDIVSRYNYMDLWPCSSKELDYLSRQEWLAKNMSKKSDKSVMLTSVVGPTLDKGNVGVGANAKLLPLSARVVRPETSRMIIYDPRQIKGPVITATSSGYTKEVDDIFKMLSPPIMSFITNLPAIEGPSPDIDIVLGVLLQSTLPAGLDVGKPSGPVPGATTTDLSGPRNQNGSVHRPPRDGQPTKRKAIERQEEEDAAAAAQNRAMPRDIFRLRQIQRSRGVAPAQSGSAAMSSGSMFSGEQSANSSS, from the exons atggACATCTACAACGTCGAGGCCGCCGAGatcctcgccaacgaggcactt CAGCTCCCCATCGCCGAGGCCGCCCCCATCTACGAGAAGCTGCTCGCCACCTTCCCCACCGCG GTGAAGTACTGGAAGCAGTACGTTGAAGCCTACATTGCCGCAAACGACGAGGAAACTGCCAAGCAGATATTCAGCAGATGCTTGCTCACCTGCCCTCACATCAATCTCTG GCGTTGTTACATCAACTTCATTAAAAGAGTAAACAGTAAAAGGGGCTCTGAGGGTCTGGAAGAAACAAAAAAGGCTTTTGACTTCATGCTGAACTATGTTG GCAATGATGTTGCATCTGGCCCTGTTTGGATGGAGTACATTGCATTCTTGAAATCAATGCcg GTTGTGACGCCCCAGGATGAGTCACGCCGCATGACTACTATAAGGAAAGTATACCAGAAGGCAATTTTGGTCCCAACTAGTCATGTCGAGCAGCTGTGGAAGGATTATGACAACTTTGAAAATTCCGTTAGTCGCACCTTG GCAAAAGGCTTGCTATCTGAATATCAACCAAAGTTTAACAGTGCTAGGGCGGTATATAGAGAACGGAAGAAGTACATTGACGATATCGATTGGAGCATGCTGGCCATCCCCTCTACAGGCTCCTACAAG GAAGAGCAACAGTGTATGGCATGGAAAAGACTTCTGACATTTGAGAA GGGGAACCCTCAAAGAATCGATGCTGCAGCTGCTAATAGGCGTATTACATTTACTTATGAGCAA TGCCTAATGTATCTTTACCATCATCCTGATGTATGGTATGATTATGCTACGTGGCATGCAAAGAATGGTTCTACGGATTCTGCAATCAAAATATTTCAGCGCGCTGTAAAAGCACTCCCTG GTTCTGAAGTACTAAAATATGCCTTTGCTGAACTGGAAGAGTCTATTGGGGCAATTCAG CCTGCTAAGACGATATATGAGTCTCTTGTAGCTGAAAATGCAAGCATGACATCACTTGCACATATTCAG TTTATTCGGTTTCTAAGGAGAACTGAAGGCATTGAAGCGGCTCGCAAGTACTTTTTGGAAGCTCGGAAGTTGCCAAGCTGCACCTATCATGTGTATGTTGCTTATGCTACAATGTCATTTTGCCTCGACAAAGATGCGAAG GTGGCTCAAAATGTTTTTGAAGCTGGTTTAAAGAAATTTATGCAAGAGCCAGGATACGTCCTTGA ATATGCCGACTTCCTGTGTCGCTTAAACGATGATAGAAATGTACGTGCTTTGTTTGAGCGAGCTCTGAGCTTACTTCCTCCTGAGGAATCCGTAGAG GTATGGAAACGGTTCGCTCAATTTGAGCAGATTTACGGGGATTTGTCAAGCATGTTAAAG GTGGAACAAAGAAGGAAGGAGGCTTTATCTAAGACATCAGAAGATGCCTTATCGTCGTTAGAGAACACACTATATGACATTGTTTCTCGATATAATTATATGGATCTTTGGCCATGCTCATCAAAAGAATTGGATTATCTGTCAAGACAGGAG TGGCTTGCAAAGAACATGTCTAAGAAGAGTGACAAGTCAGTTATGCTAACTAGTGTTGTTGGCCCTACCTTAG ATAAAGGCAATGTTGGGGTTGGTGCGAATGCAAAGTTATTACCCTTGTCTGCAAGAGTTGTTCGTCCCGAGACTTCTCGAATGATTATTTATGATCCTAGACAGATAAAAG GTCCAGTGATTACAGCCACATCCAGTGGGTACACAAAGGAGGTTGACGATATATTCAAAATGCTTTCTCCACCAATAATGTCCTTCATCACGAATTTGCCTGCTATTGAAG GTCCATCACCAGATATAGACATTGTGCTTGGCGTCCTACTGCAAAGCACATTGCCAGCAGGACTTGATGTTGGCAAACCTTCTGGTCCGGTTCCTGGCGCTACCACTACTGACCTCTCGGGTCCTCGGAACCAGAATGGATCAGTTCATAGACCTCCAAGAGATGGGCAGCCCACGAAAAGGAAGGCCATTGAAA ggcaagaggaagaagatgcaGCAGCAGCGGCGCAGAACCGAGCGATGCCCCGAGACATATTCAGGCTCAGACAGATCCAGAGGAGCCGGGGTGTGGCTCCTGCTCAGTCGGGATCCGCGGCGATGTCCAGTGgaagcatgttttctggggaGCAATCAGCCAACAGCTCAAGCTAG